In Flammeovirgaceae bacterium 311, one DNA window encodes the following:
- a CDS encoding carbohydrate kinase (COG0524 Sugar kinases, ribokinase family) has product MSLLVVGSVAFDALETPFGKTDKIIGGSGTYISMAASYFTKNTNLVAVVGGDFRKTDIEMMQQHGINTQGLQVKENEKSFFWSGRYHNDMNSRDTLVTELNVLGSFDPVIPDAYQDCQYLMLGNLAPSVQRTVIERMKKRPKLIMMDTMNFWMDVAWDDLLDTISMVDVLSINDGEARQLSKEYSLVKAARKILAMGPKKLIIKKGEHGALLFDQDQIFFAPALPLEDVFDPTGAGDTFAGGFIGYLSSTNDVSFDNMKRGIIYGSAMASYCVEKFGVERLVNLKQSDIDERVQEFVDLVQFEISYA; this is encoded by the coding sequence ATGAGCTTATTAGTTGTAGGGTCGGTGGCCTTTGATGCCCTGGAAACCCCATTCGGCAAAACTGACAAGATTATTGGCGGCTCTGGCACCTATATATCCATGGCAGCTTCTTACTTCACCAAAAATACAAATCTGGTGGCAGTGGTAGGGGGCGATTTTCGTAAAACTGATATTGAGATGATGCAGCAGCATGGCATCAATACTCAGGGTCTTCAAGTCAAAGAAAACGAAAAAAGCTTTTTCTGGAGTGGCCGCTATCACAACGATATGAACAGCCGGGATACCCTGGTAACAGAGCTGAACGTGCTGGGAAGCTTTGATCCGGTGATTCCTGATGCTTACCAGGACTGTCAGTACCTGATGCTGGGAAACCTGGCACCCTCTGTACAACGCACGGTCATTGAGCGTATGAAGAAGCGCCCCAAGCTGATCATGATGGATACTATGAATTTCTGGATGGATGTAGCCTGGGATGATCTGCTGGATACCATCAGCATGGTAGATGTGCTCTCCATTAATGATGGAGAAGCCCGCCAGCTAAGCAAAGAGTATTCGCTGGTAAAGGCAGCTAGAAAAATTCTCGCCATGGGTCCTAAAAAGCTGATCATTAAAAAGGGTGAGCATGGGGCACTGCTCTTTGATCAGGACCAGATCTTTTTTGCACCGGCCCTGCCACTCGAAGATGTATTTGATCCCACCGGTGCCGGCGATACTTTCGCAGGCGGCTTTATAGGTTATCTTTCTTCTACCAACGATGTAAGCTTCGATAACATGAAGCGAGGCATCATCTATGGCTCAGCCATGGCATCTTACTGTGTGGAAAAATTTGGGGTAGAGCGGCTGGTTAACCTCAAACAATCAGATATTGATGAGCGCGTGCAGGAGTTTGTAGACCTGGTGCAGTTTGAAATCTCGTACGCTTAG
- a CDS encoding putative zinc protease y4wA (COG0612 Predicted Zn-dependent peptidases): MKKSALLLLCLLITSMVQAQSKKIEFVEYDMPNGLHVILHEDHSTPIVAVTVMYHVGSKNELEGRSGFAHFFEHLLFEGTENVARGEFMGIVKGAGGALNANTTQDRTFYYQVLPSNQLELGLYLESERMLHAKIDSIGVETQREVVKEEKRQRIDNVPYMSFQENIFKRAFQKHPYRWTPIGSMEDLNAAKLDEFMQFYKEHYVPNNAVLSIAGDINVAQTRELINKYFSEIPKGGTPYRPNIEEPALTAEVRDTIYDNIQLPAVFQAYRMPGQGTDDYYALNMLTTLLSGGPSARMQKQLVDKEQKALQVVAFPYALEDHGLFITLGLVNVGVELSELETAMNREIEKVQQELISDQEFQKVLNQVESSFVTSNSKVAGIAESLANYHMYFGDANLINTEIERFRKVTKEDIRRVAQEYLAANNRVVLHYLPKSEAPAPANQSSN; the protein is encoded by the coding sequence ATGAAGAAAAGTGCTCTTTTGCTGTTGTGCCTGCTGATTACCAGCATGGTGCAGGCGCAAAGTAAGAAAATTGAATTTGTAGAATATGATATGCCCAATGGGCTTCATGTAATTCTGCACGAAGATCACTCAACGCCTATTGTAGCAGTAACCGTTATGTACCATGTAGGCTCAAAAAATGAGCTGGAGGGGCGCAGTGGTTTTGCTCATTTCTTTGAACACCTCCTTTTTGAAGGAACCGAAAATGTAGCCAGAGGCGAGTTTATGGGCATTGTAAAAGGTGCTGGCGGAGCCCTCAATGCCAATACCACCCAGGACCGTACTTTCTATTATCAGGTTCTGCCCTCTAACCAGCTGGAGCTGGGGCTGTACCTGGAGTCGGAGCGCATGCTGCATGCCAAAATAGATTCTATTGGCGTAGAAACACAGCGTGAAGTGGTGAAGGAAGAAAAGCGCCAGCGCATCGATAATGTGCCCTACATGTCGTTCCAGGAAAATATTTTTAAGCGTGCTTTTCAGAAGCACCCTTACCGCTGGACCCCCATCGGCTCTATGGAAGACCTGAATGCCGCCAAACTCGATGAGTTTATGCAGTTCTACAAAGAACACTATGTGCCCAACAATGCTGTGCTTTCCATTGCCGGCGATATCAATGTGGCGCAAACACGTGAGCTGATCAACAAATACTTCAGCGAAATCCCGAAGGGAGGTACGCCTTACAGGCCAAACATAGAAGAACCGGCACTTACAGCAGAGGTTCGCGATACCATCTATGATAACATACAGCTGCCGGCTGTTTTTCAGGCTTACCGCATGCCTGGCCAGGGCACCGACGATTATTATGCCCTTAACATGCTTACCACCTTATTGAGCGGTGGCCCCAGTGCGCGTATGCAAAAACAGCTGGTAGACAAAGAGCAAAAAGCTCTGCAGGTAGTTGCCTTTCCCTATGCTCTCGAGGATCACGGGCTCTTTATCACCCTAGGGCTGGTAAATGTGGGAGTTGAGCTCTCTGAGCTGGAAACGGCTATGAACAGGGAAATTGAAAAGGTACAGCAGGAACTGATCAGTGATCAGGAATTCCAGAAGGTGCTGAACCAGGTGGAGAGCAGCTTTGTAACCAGCAACTCCAAGGTAGCCGGTATAGCCGAAAGCCTGGCCAATTACCATATGTATTTTGGCGATGCCAACCTGATCAACACGGAAATTGAACGCTTCCGTAAGGTAACCAAAGAAGACATTCGCCGGGTGGCGCAGGAGTACCTGGCCGCCAATAACAGGGTGGTGCTCCATTACCTGCCAAAATCTGAAGCACCTGCACCGGCTAACCAATCATCCAACTAA
- a CDS encoding peptidase M16 domain-containing protein (COG0612 Predicted Zn-dependent peptidases) has product MKFTKHIFLFACLLFAYAATAQVDRSQLPKPGPAPEIKLGTYESFELKNGLKVFVVRNTKLPQVSYSLLIDRDPIVEGDKAGYISIAGDLLRSGTANRTKDQLDEEVDFIGAGLSTSSTGVYGSALSRHKDKLMALMADVVLNPSFPQEEFDKLVKQNKSGLAAQKDDPQYIASSVQGMLLYGADHPYGELATEATFDNIKIEDVKQYYQIYFKPNTAYLAIVGDITKKEAQQLVKKYFSKWQKGNVPTHTYPAPKPLEKPLVAVVDRSTSVQSVVQITHPIALKPGDADVIPARLMNDILGGGDARLFNNLREAKGYTYGAYSSLDSDELIGKFVAYANVRNAVTDSAVYEFMHELRRIRTEAVPQDELEKAKNFLTGSFARSLESPQTIASFALNTARYKLDKNYYRDYLKKVAAVTPADLQRVAQTYVQPDNAYILVVGNAEEVEEGLKQFGEVKRYTAEGEPAKELAAGEASAQEIIGKYLQAIGGEQRLSSINDMRMVMKLSVNGMEITNTQLKKLPGSYLNETTMNGQVLSKIVYDGGKAFMVMGGQRQELPEQQAAALKASAYPFPELMYEQEGITAEVKGLETVEGKEAYKVVVGTAGGPSSTEYFAKDSGLKLKTESPTGTIIYKSYEEKDGIKFPKTISLITPQGTLEGEVVSVELNPGLKDAAFAQ; this is encoded by the coding sequence ATGAAATTTACCAAACATATATTTCTTTTTGCCTGCCTGCTGTTTGCTTATGCTGCCACAGCCCAGGTAGATCGCAGCCAGCTGCCTAAGCCAGGCCCGGCGCCTGAAATTAAGCTGGGCACTTACGAGTCTTTTGAACTGAAAAACGGGCTGAAGGTATTTGTAGTGCGCAACACCAAACTGCCACAGGTAAGCTATAGCCTGCTGATTGACCGCGATCCTATTGTAGAGGGCGATAAGGCCGGCTACATTTCCATTGCCGGAGACCTGCTGCGCAGTGGTACTGCCAACCGCACAAAAGATCAGCTCGATGAAGAGGTCGATTTTATCGGCGCAGGTCTCTCCACCAGCTCTACCGGGGTGTATGGCTCTGCTCTTAGCCGCCATAAAGATAAGCTGATGGCGCTGATGGCCGATGTGGTGCTGAACCCTTCCTTCCCGCAGGAGGAATTTGATAAACTGGTAAAGCAAAACAAATCGGGCCTGGCCGCTCAAAAGGACGATCCACAGTACATTGCGAGCAGCGTGCAGGGCATGCTGCTGTACGGTGCCGATCATCCCTATGGTGAGCTGGCAACAGAAGCTACTTTTGATAACATCAAGATAGAGGATGTCAAACAGTACTATCAAATATACTTTAAGCCAAACACAGCTTACCTGGCCATTGTAGGCGATATTACCAAGAAAGAAGCACAGCAGCTGGTAAAAAAATATTTCAGCAAGTGGCAAAAGGGTAATGTACCCACCCATACCTATCCTGCGCCAAAGCCTCTGGAGAAACCGTTGGTAGCGGTGGTAGATCGTTCTACCTCGGTGCAGTCGGTGGTGCAAATTACCCACCCCATTGCGCTGAAGCCCGGCGATGCCGATGTAATACCCGCCCGCCTGATGAACGACATCCTGGGTGGAGGCGATGCTCGCCTGTTCAACAATCTTAGAGAAGCAAAAGGCTATACCTATGGAGCCTACTCTTCGCTGGATTCTGATGAACTCATCGGTAAGTTTGTAGCCTATGCAAATGTGCGCAATGCTGTAACCGACAGTGCTGTGTACGAATTTATGCATGAGCTGAGGCGCATTCGTACCGAGGCAGTGCCACAGGATGAGCTGGAAAAGGCTAAGAACTTTTTAACCGGCAGCTTTGCCCGCTCCCTGGAGAGCCCACAGACCATTGCCAGCTTTGCCCTGAATACCGCCCGTTATAAGCTGGATAAAAATTACTACCGCGACTACCTGAAAAAGGTGGCTGCCGTTACACCTGCCGATCTGCAGCGTGTGGCACAAACCTATGTACAGCCCGATAATGCCTATATTCTGGTGGTAGGCAATGCCGAGGAGGTTGAGGAAGGCCTGAAGCAGTTTGGCGAGGTAAAACGTTACACAGCCGAAGGCGAACCGGCCAAAGAACTTGCTGCCGGAGAAGCCAGTGCACAGGAAATCATCGGCAAATACCTGCAGGCAATAGGAGGAGAACAGCGTCTGAGTTCGATCAACGATATGCGCATGGTGATGAAGCTCAGCGTGAATGGCATGGAAATTACCAACACACAGCTGAAGAAGCTGCCGGGCAGCTACCTGAACGAAACCACCATGAACGGACAGGTGCTGTCTAAAATAGTATATGATGGTGGCAAAGCCTTTATGGTGATGGGAGGTCAGCGCCAGGAGCTGCCTGAGCAACAGGCGGCAGCCCTGAAAGCATCGGCCTATCCCTTCCCCGAACTGATGTATGAGCAGGAAGGCATCACTGCAGAAGTAAAAGGCCTGGAAACTGTAGAAGGAAAAGAAGCTTACAAAGTAGTCGTTGGCACTGCCGGCGGACCTTCTTCTACAGAATACTTTGCCAAAGACAGCGGCCTGAAGCTGAAAACCGAAAGCCCTACAGGCACGATCATCTATAAATCTTACGAAGAAAAAGACGGAATCAAGTTTCCAAAAACCATATCGCTGATCACCCCGCAGGGTACTCTGGAAGGAGAGGTAGTAAGCGTAGAACTAAACCCAGGCCTGAAAGATGCTGCATTTGCTCAATAG